From the genome of Natrinema marinum:
CCGTCACGTACCGTCGAGCGGCCCAGGACGCTGGGTACCGGACGGGTCGATTCGATTCGTATCACTATCCTAAGAGAAATATCGTTCGCCGAGCGTTGAAGCGATTTCGCGCCGTGGCGTCGGATACGATGACGAACACGAGTGCAAACGCGCCGGCTGACCAACCGTCGGCCGATCGGTCGAACGGCCTCCGCTCCCGGCTGCCGAGTCCGACGAACCTCGCGCTGCTTTTCTTTCTCGGCGTTCCCGGCACGCTGATTCCGTCGCTGGAGCGCCTCGAGGCGTTCTACCTGTTCGGGCTGTTCGCCTTCTGGCCGATGGTCAAAGGCGTCGTGCCGTCGCCGAGCGACGCTCCTAAGCCGACCGACTGGATCACGATGGGGACGCCCTCAGGGGTGCGGCCGCTGCTCTCGATGGTGGTCCTCCAACTGAACCCGTTCGTCCAGTGGCAGGGCGTGAAACAGCTCACGGGCCACGTGCCGGTCTTCCTTCGGTATCGCCTTCGGTTACCCGCTCCCGAGCGATTCGACCAGCAGGTAGCGTACCGGCTCCCGGTCGAGGGCGAGTGGACCGTCGTCAACGGCGGGCCGACTCGCGACGCCTCTCACTCGTGGGGGATACTCGCCCAGCGGTACGCCTACGATCTGGTCGTGACCGACGACCGCGGGCGGAGTTACGATGGCGACGGCGAGCGCCCCGAGGACTACCACTGCTTCGGCGAGTCCGTCGTCGCGCCCGCCGACGGCGTGGTGGTCGCAGCGAGCGACGGCCACCGGGATTACCACCGCGCCGGTGGGTGGATGGACCCGCGTCAACGGGACCTCCGCGGGAACTACGTCACGATCGAGCACGCCACCGGCGAGTACAGCGTGCTCGCACACCTGCAGGAGGGCAGCCTCGAGGTCTCGGAAGGCGACCGCGTCGAGCGCGGAGAGCCGGTCGCGCGGTGTGGCAACTCCGGGAACTCGACGGAGCCCCACCTCCACTTCCAGCTTCAGGACCACCCCTCGTTCTTCCGCGCGATGGGGCTCCCGGTGCACTTCGCGAACCTGCGCGTTCGCGACCCCGACGGCGAGGCGACGACCCACGAACGGGCGTTCGTCTCCGCGGGACAACGCGTGGCGTCGACCGAGTGAACGGCCAGAAAACGGGGATCCGGTGACGGCCGCTACTCGAGCGTCTCCTGACTGATCGTGTTCGGTAGCAGTTCGCCCAGCGAGTACTCGCTCGGGGCCTCCCCGTCGCCTTCGTCACAGAGAACGATGAGGTCGTCGTCGCAGAACTCGGTGAGGGTCTGTCGGCACATCCCGCAAGGGGTGACGCCGTCGCGGCGGCCGGAGCTGACCGCGATCCGCGCGAAATCGCGGTGGCCCTGCTTGACCGCCTCGGCGATCGCGACCTCCTCGGCGTGGAGGCTGTTACTGAAGTTCGCGTTCTCTAGGTTGCAGCCGACGAAGATCTCGCCGTCGGCGGTCTCGAGGGCGGCGCCGACGCGGTATTCGGAGTAGGGGACGTGTGCGCGCTGCTGTACGTCGCGAGCGGCCGCGATCAGGT
Proteins encoded in this window:
- the cdd gene encoding cytidine deaminase, which produces MDDLIAAARDVQQRAHVPYSEYRVGAALETADGEIFVGCNLENANFSNSLHAEEVAIAEAVKQGHRDFARIAVSSGRRDGVTPCGMCRQTLTEFCDDDLIVLCDEGDGEAPSEYSLGELLPNTISQETLE
- a CDS encoding M23 family metallopeptidase — translated: MTNTSANAPADQPSADRSNGLRSRLPSPTNLALLFFLGVPGTLIPSLERLEAFYLFGLFAFWPMVKGVVPSPSDAPKPTDWITMGTPSGVRPLLSMVVLQLNPFVQWQGVKQLTGHVPVFLRYRLRLPAPERFDQQVAYRLPVEGEWTVVNGGPTRDASHSWGILAQRYAYDLVVTDDRGRSYDGDGERPEDYHCFGESVVAPADGVVVAASDGHRDYHRAGGWMDPRQRDLRGNYVTIEHATGEYSVLAHLQEGSLEVSEGDRVERGEPVARCGNSGNSTEPHLHFQLQDHPSFFRAMGLPVHFANLRVRDPDGEATTHERAFVSAGQRVASTE